A part of Oscillospiraceae bacterium genomic DNA contains:
- a CDS encoding glycosyltransferase: MKLLILSITTGQGHHQTGNAITTYMEQAGHQVEQLDCYEYLSPAMKETLAHGYLLSTKYSPKLYGKFYRLAEKMESKTSSTALLQFTNSIFYKKMSSFLDECKPDVVVCTHVYAALMMTYLKEHDKAYHTIGVVTDFKVHPHWELTDLDFYVLPNEYLIPSMLKKGFRKEQLLPYGIPIYEKFRIKNNKKEIRAQLKFDNISTILVMSGSMGYGNISKMIKNIDSVEQDFQIITVCGNNKKLKKKIDKAKYKHKVYNFGFVDNVDCLMDASDCIITKPGGLTVSEALAKELPMAIFKPIPGQEERNLDFLLNFGACMKISKIIPVDEIIAQLFMNEQKIETMLHNIRLIKKPNSTEQLCNHIFKLAEKKENKL; the protein is encoded by the coding sequence ATGAAGCTTTTGATTTTATCCATCACTACCGGTCAAGGACACCATCAAACCGGAAATGCTATTACAACTTATATGGAGCAAGCAGGTCATCAGGTGGAACAACTGGATTGTTATGAATATTTAAGTCCGGCTATGAAAGAAACCTTGGCTCACGGATATCTGTTATCTACAAAGTATTCCCCAAAATTATACGGAAAATTTTATCGTCTTGCAGAAAAAATGGAAAGTAAAACATCCAGCACTGCCCTTTTGCAATTTACAAATTCAATTTTTTACAAAAAAATGAGCAGTTTCCTGGATGAGTGTAAACCGGATGTGGTTGTCTGCACCCATGTATATGCGGCACTGATGATGACCTATCTGAAAGAACATGATAAAGCATATCATACCATTGGAGTTGTTACCGATTTTAAAGTACATCCTCACTGGGAACTGACAGATTTAGATTTTTATGTCCTGCCCAACGAATATCTGATTCCGTCTATGCTAAAAAAAGGATTCCGCAAGGAACAACTTCTTCCCTACGGTATTCCCATTTATGAAAAATTTCGAATCAAAAATAATAAAAAAGAAATCAGAGCACAATTAAAATTTGATAATATTTCCACAATCTTGGTGATGAGCGGCAGTATGGGGTACGGAAATATATCCAAAATGATTAAAAATATTGATTCCGTTGAACAAGATTTTCAAATAATCACTGTTTGCGGCAATAATAAAAAGCTCAAGAAAAAAATTGATAAAGCAAAATATAAACATAAAGTTTACAATTTTGGCTTTGTTGATAATGTGGACTGTTTGATGGATGCATCGGATTGCATCATCACAAAACCGGGCGGTCTTACAGTTTCAGAAGCCTTGGCAAAAGAACTTCCTATGGCAATCTTTAAACCCATTCCGGGTCAGGAAGAAAGAAACCTTGACTTTTTGCTGAATTTCGGCGCCTGTATGAAAATTTCAAAAATCATCCCTGTAGATGAAATTATCGCACAGCTGTTTATGAATGAACAAAAAATTGAAACGATGCTTCATAATATCCGTTTGATTAAAAAACCGAACTCTACCGAACAACTATGTAACCATATTTTTAAACTTGCAGAAAAAAAGGAGAACAAATTATGA
- the gap gene encoding type I glyceraldehyde-3-phosphate dehydrogenase — protein MKARVGINGFGRIGRLVFRAAMENGKVDVVAINDPFIDLEYMVYMLRYDSIHGQFKGDIEIKGDKLVVNGKEIDVYASMKPEEIPWAASKVDFVAEATGVFTTLETAEAHIKAGAKKVVITAPSKDAPMFVMGVNNTSYDSSMKIISNASCTTNCLAPLAKVINDKFGLVEGLMTTVHSTTATQKTVDGPSKKDWRGGRAAAGNIIPSSTGAAKAVGKVIPELNGKLTGMAFRVPTLDVSVVDLTCTLAKPATYDEIVAAVKEAADGEMKGILGYTNDAVVSSDMIHDSRTSIFDIDAGIALNDKFVKLVSWYDNEWGYSNKVVDLIAYAYGVDNK, from the coding sequence ATGAAAGCAAGAGTTGGTATTAACGGATTCGGTAGAATCGGTAGATTAGTATTCAGAGCTGCAATGGAAAACGGCAAAGTTGACGTTGTTGCTATCAATGACCCGTTCATTGACTTAGAATACATGGTTTATATGCTCAGATATGACTCTATCCATGGTCAGTTCAAAGGCGATATCGAAATTAAAGGTGACAAATTAGTTGTAAACGGTAAAGAAATCGACGTTTACGCTTCTATGAAACCCGAAGAAATTCCGTGGGCTGCTTCTAAAGTAGACTTCGTTGCAGAAGCTACCGGTGTATTCACCACTTTAGAAACTGCAGAAGCTCACATCAAAGCTGGTGCTAAAAAAGTAGTTATCACTGCTCCTTCTAAGGATGCTCCTATGTTTGTTATGGGTGTTAACAACACTTCTTACGACAGCTCTATGAAAATCATTTCTAACGCATCTTGCACCACTAACTGTTTAGCTCCTTTAGCTAAAGTTATCAACGACAAATTCGGTCTGGTTGAAGGTTTAATGACTACCGTTCATTCCACCACCGCTACTCAGAAAACCGTTGACGGTCCTTCCAAAAAAGACTGGAGAGGCGGTAGAGCAGCAGCTGGTAATATCATTCCTTCTTCTACCGGTGCTGCAAAAGCTGTAGGTAAAGTTATTCCTGAATTAAACGGTAAATTAACCGGTATGGCTTTCCGTGTTCCCACTTTAGACGTATCTGTTGTTGACTTAACCTGTACTTTAGCAAAACCTGCAACCTACGATGAAATCGTAGCTGCTGTAAAAGAAGCTGCAGACGGCGAAATGAAAGGTATCTTAGGTTATACTAACGATGCAGTTGTTTCTTCCGATATGATCCACGATTCCAGAACCTCTATCTTTGATATTGATGCAGGTATCGCATTAAACGATAAATTCGTGAAATTAGTATCTTGGTACGATAACGAATGGGGTTACTCCAATAAAGTTGTTGACCTGATTGCTTATGCATACGGCGTAGACAACAAATAA
- the rpiB gene encoding ribose 5-phosphate isomerase B, whose protein sequence is MMIAIGNDHVGFELKEAVLEVLKEYKLEYKDYGAYSSDRADYPVYAQKVALAIANGECDRGILLCGTGVGISIAANKVKGIRAVVCTEPYSAQLAKEHNNANILAMGARVVGPELAKMIVKHWLDAEFQGERHERRVNMISAIEDGQILEP, encoded by the coding sequence ATTATGATAGCAATTGGCAACGATCATGTTGGATTTGAATTAAAGGAAGCTGTATTGGAAGTTTTAAAAGAATACAAGCTAGAATATAAGGATTATGGGGCGTATTCCTCAGACCGTGCAGATTATCCTGTTTATGCTCAAAAAGTAGCATTAGCAATCGCCAATGGTGAATGCGACCGCGGAATTTTATTGTGCGGAACCGGTGTTGGTATTTCTATTGCAGCCAATAAAGTAAAGGGAATCCGTGCAGTTGTATGCACAGAACCCTATTCTGCACAATTAGCCAAAGAACATAATAATGCAAACATTTTAGCAATGGGAGCTCGTGTTGTTGGCCCCGAACTTGCAAAAATGATTGTAAAACATTGGCTGGATGCTGAATTTCAGGGAGAACGTCACGAAAGACGGGTCAATATGATTTCAGCCATTGAAGACGGACAAATATTGGAACCATAA
- a CDS encoding IMP dehydrogenase, whose product MAYFFENQSHTFSEYLLVPGYSSCECIPDKVSLKTPLVKYKKGQEECPISLNIPMVSAIMQSVSGEKLAVALAMEGGVSFIYGSQTIEEEAEMVRRVKAHKAGFVYSDSNIKPDQTLADILELLEKTGHSTVAVTDNGKPNGKLLGVITSRDYRVSRLSMDVKVSELMTPLEKLITGNKNTTLKEANDIIWDNKLNSLPIVDDNGNLMYFVFRKDYSSHKENPLELLDADKRYIVGAGINTRDYEERIPALVEAGADVLCIDSSEGYTEWQKRTLEFARAKYGDKIKIGAGNVVDAEGFRFLAEAGADFIKVGIGGGSICITRETKGIGRGQATSVIDVAKARDEYFKETGIYVPICSDGGIVHDYHITLALAMGSDFVMLGRYFSRFDESPTQKVNINGNYFKEYWGEGSNRARNWQRYDSGGQAKLSFEEGVDSYVPYAGSLRDNVSVTLKKVKSTMCNCGALTIEELQEKAKLTLVSSTSIVEGGAHDVILKDKAIGK is encoded by the coding sequence GTGGCTTATTTTTTTGAAAATCAATCTCACACTTTCAGTGAATATCTGTTAGTTCCGGGATATTCTTCCTGTGAATGTATTCCGGATAAGGTTAGTCTAAAAACGCCGTTGGTAAAATATAAAAAAGGGCAGGAAGAATGCCCGATTAGTTTGAATATTCCAATGGTTTCTGCGATTATGCAGTCTGTATCCGGTGAAAAACTGGCAGTTGCTTTGGCGATGGAAGGCGGCGTTTCATTTATTTACGGATCCCAGACCATTGAAGAAGAAGCAGAAATGGTTCGTCGTGTAAAAGCACATAAAGCAGGTTTTGTATACAGCGATTCTAATATTAAACCCGACCAGACTTTAGCAGATATTTTAGAACTTTTGGAAAAAACAGGTCACTCCACCGTGGCAGTTACCGATAACGGAAAACCCAACGGCAAATTGTTAGGTGTGATCACCTCCAGAGACTACCGTGTATCCAGACTTTCTATGGATGTGAAAGTTTCTGAACTGATGACTCCATTAGAAAAACTGATTACCGGTAATAAAAATACTACTTTAAAAGAAGCAAATGATATTATTTGGGATAATAAATTAAATTCTTTACCGATCGTGGATGATAACGGTAATCTGATGTATTTCGTATTCCGTAAAGACTATTCTTCTCATAAGGAAAATCCGTTGGAATTATTAGATGCAGATAAACGTTATATTGTAGGTGCGGGGATTAATACCCGTGACTACGAAGAAAGAATTCCCGCTTTGGTAGAAGCCGGTGCAGACGTGTTGTGTATCGACTCTTCCGAAGGTTACACCGAATGGCAGAAACGTACCTTAGAATTTGCAAGAGCAAAATACGGAGATAAAATCAAAATTGGTGCGGGCAACGTTGTAGATGCAGAAGGATTCCGTTTCTTAGCAGAAGCAGGTGCGGATTTTATTAAAGTTGGTATCGGTGGCGGTTCCATTTGTATTACTCGCGAAACCAAAGGTATCGGTCGCGGACAGGCAACCAGCGTGATTGATGTTGCAAAAGCAAGAGACGAATATTTTAAAGAAACCGGCATTTATGTTCCTATTTGTTCTGATGGCGGTATCGTACATGATTACCATATTACTTTAGCATTAGCGATGGGGTCTGACTTTGTAATGCTGGGAAGATATTTCTCTCGTTTTGATGAAAGTCCGACTCAGAAAGTAAATATTAATGGTAACTATTTTAAAGAATATTGGGGCGAAGGTTCTAACCGTGCAAGAAACTGGCAAAGATATGACAGTGGCGGACAGGCAAAATTATCTTTTGAAGAAGGCGTTGACTCCTATGTTCCTTATGCAGGTTCCTTAAGAGACAACGTAAGTGTTACCTTAAAAAAAGTAAAATCCACTATGTGTAACTGTGGTGCATTAACCATCGAAGAATTGCAAGAAAAAGCAAAACTTACCTTAGTTTCCTCTACCAGTATTGTGGAAGGTGGCGCACATGACGTTATCTTAAAAGACAAAGCTATCGGAAAATAA
- the proB gene encoding glutamate 5-kinase, with the protein MRQLTSNTVVIKIGTSSLTYDNGKMNYRRIEKLVMVLSDLQNQGKKVVLVSSGAIGVGVAKLNLPKRPTEVKEKQATAAVGQCQLMAIYDKFFAQYGQDVAQILITKYIIDNEHSRHNAENTFSALLEMGVIPIVNENDVISTEEIEFGDNDTLSAYVARLVGADLLIILTDIDGYYNDNPKMNPEAKLISDIYEITDEVKAKAGGAGSKMGTGGMYTKILAAEIAKKDEITTVIAQGDDPEIIYQIIDGEPVGTAFHSRKETV; encoded by the coding sequence ATGAGACAGTTAACTTCAAATACCGTGGTGATAAAAATCGGAACAAGTTCCTTGACTTATGATAACGGTAAAATGAATTACAGAAGAATCGAAAAATTGGTAATGGTATTATCCGACCTTCAGAATCAGGGGAAAAAAGTTGTTCTGGTTTCTTCCGGTGCGATTGGTGTTGGTGTAGCAAAGCTAAACCTTCCCAAGCGTCCTACCGAAGTGAAAGAAAAACAGGCAACTGCTGCTGTAGGTCAATGTCAGTTAATGGCAATTTACGATAAGTTTTTTGCTCAGTACGGACAGGATGTTGCGCAGATTCTGATCACCAAATATATAATTGATAATGAACATTCCCGTCACAATGCAGAAAACACATTTTCTGCATTATTGGAAATGGGGGTCATTCCTATTGTAAATGAAAATGACGTAATTTCTACCGAAGAGATTGAGTTCGGCGACAATGATACCTTATCTGCTTATGTAGCTCGGTTAGTAGGTGCCGATTTACTAATTATCTTAACGGATATTGATGGCTATTATAATGACAATCCTAAGATGAATCCTGAAGCTAAACTGATTTCTGATATTTACGAAATTACGGACGAAGTAAAAGCAAAAGCAGGTGGTGCAGGTTCAAAAATGGGAACCGGCGGAATGTATACCAAGATACTTGCGGCAGAAATTGCAAAAAAAGATGAAATTACTACTGTAATTGCGCAAGGTGATGATCCGGAAATTATTTATCAGATTATTGATGGAGAGCCGGTTGGAACCGCTTTTCACAGCAGAAAGGAGACGGTATAA
- a CDS encoding CPBP family intramembrane metalloprotease, which yields MRYLIILILIPLIQLGLSFLGKEFIAIQHSFTAIHGFLLLQQICSVFLPTYLLFRKKRYLPKEEYTGVNFSEILHFAVIGILLQLIGVALNLPLNVLLRKLGCSPPSALPIAKTFLQFMIQSVVVCLVPAVFEEVLFRRMIFLEIKKKSSIAAILFSALFFSMAHIDFYNVPATLFIGCFLGIVRITGAPLILCITAHFFANFSACVLNILLKYPKLKRIFSLSLPFWVFLSFIIFIKIFPKKKELSEHSFINSKPFIRYIRSLLMNPLFYVFCILFVTLGVNRL from the coding sequence TTGCGTTACCTGATTATTTTAATTCTGATACCATTAATTCAACTGGGATTATCTTTTTTAGGAAAAGAATTTATTGCAATACAACATTCTTTTACCGCAATACATGGATTTTTATTATTACAGCAAATTTGTTCTGTGTTTTTACCCACATATTTATTGTTTCGCAAAAAAAGGTATCTCCCAAAAGAAGAATACACGGGTGTTAATTTCTCTGAAATTTTACATTTTGCTGTTATCGGAATTCTATTGCAATTGATAGGAGTGGCTTTGAATTTACCGCTTAATGTACTTTTGCGTAAACTCGGATGCTCTCCACCTTCAGCTTTACCAATCGCGAAAACTTTTTTACAATTTATGATACAAAGTGTGGTTGTTTGCTTGGTTCCAGCTGTGTTTGAAGAAGTTCTCTTCAGACGAATGATTTTCCTTGAAATCAAAAAAAAATCTTCGATTGCAGCTATTTTATTTTCCGCACTGTTCTTCTCGATGGCTCACATTGACTTTTATAATGTCCCTGCAACCTTGTTTATCGGATGCTTTTTAGGTATTGTGCGTATCACGGGAGCACCGTTAATCCTTTGCATCACAGCTCATTTTTTTGCGAACTTTTCAGCCTGTGTGTTAAATATCCTATTAAAATATCCAAAATTGAAACGTATTTTTTCTCTTTCTCTTCCCTTTTGGGTTTTTCTCTCTTTCATTATCTTTATTAAAATTTTTCCAAAGAAAAAAGAACTATCTGAACACAGTTTCATAAATTCTAAACCTTTTATTCGATATATCAGATCACTTTTAATGAATCCGTTATTTTACGTTTTCTGCATACTCTTTGTAACATTGGGGGTTAACCGATTGTGA
- the mltG gene encoding endolytic transglycosylase MltG yields the protein MFCFDMFGWSGSSDSVTIAISENDNVTVVCEKLEKSDVILNQNFFKLYYKISKSDVTIHPGDIKVSKNSSYKEIVKAIAKPQSDTITVTIPEGFELREIAQRLLEKKLISNEDEFYTALDEFTLTLNQDVTVSGKDMLAGFLFPDTYEFKQNVSCESIIQKMTDNFKSKWTDELDKKAKSLDMDVEEVIILSSIVEREAREAEDFPIVAAVFLNRLENKKPLESCATVQFILHERKPVLSVEDTHIESPYNTYQKAGLPPTPISAPGMRAINAVLNPTETDYLYFFTDQNGENHYSKSYQEHISLIQQFGLTR from the coding sequence ATGTTTTGTTTTGACATGTTCGGTTGGTCCGGTTCTTCGGATTCGGTTACCATAGCCATATCTGAAAACGATAATGTAACCGTTGTTTGTGAAAAACTTGAAAAGTCCGATGTTATTTTAAATCAAAATTTTTTCAAACTTTATTATAAAATATCTAAATCGGATGTCACAATTCATCCCGGTGACATCAAAGTTTCAAAGAATAGCTCCTACAAAGAAATTGTGAAAGCAATTGCAAAGCCTCAATCAGATACAATCACGGTAACTATTCCGGAAGGATTTGAACTTCGGGAAATTGCCCAGCGCTTATTAGAAAAGAAATTGATTTCCAATGAAGATGAATTCTACACAGCTTTGGATGAATTCACTTTAACGCTCAATCAAGATGTTACCGTATCCGGAAAAGATATGTTAGCAGGATTTTTATTTCCCGATACATACGAATTCAAACAAAATGTATCTTGTGAATCAATTATCCAAAAGATGACCGACAACTTTAAATCAAAATGGACAGACGAACTTGACAAAAAAGCAAAATCATTAGATATGGATGTTGAAGAAGTTATCATTTTATCTTCTATTGTGGAACGAGAAGCACGCGAAGCAGAAGATTTCCCCATTGTAGCTGCTGTCTTCTTAAACAGATTGGAAAATAAAAAGCCCTTAGAATCCTGTGCAACCGTTCAATTTATTTTGCATGAAAGAAAACCTGTTTTATCGGTAGAAGATACTCATATTGAGTCTCCTTATAACACCTATCAAAAAGCAGGGCTTCCGCCAACACCGATTTCGGCTCCCGGTATGAGAGCCATTAACGCCGTTCTTAATCCAACCGAAACCGATTATCTATATTTTTTCACCGATCAAAATGGAGAAAATCATTATTCTAAATCCTATCAGGAACATATTTCTCTCATTCAACAGTTTGGTTTAACCCGATAA
- a CDS encoding DMT family transporter produces the protein MNSERNSFFSNPISVALIACFCCALWGSATPFIKIGSPLMIPDDKIASTMLFAGIRFFLAGCMVILYSCITCRRFVAPKIKNIRKITWVAMFQTVIQYVFFYIGVANTTAVKATLGSGCGSFSAILVTTLIFRSEKLTLKKLLACLIGFLGILLVHFDGLDFTMNFLGDGFVLLATIAYGVSASLIKRYSDLESPVVISGYQFLIGGLIMTAIGILFGGTVIFSDFISWYILLYLALLSAVAYSLWGILLKYNPLSKVAVYGFMIPVFGVILSQLILTENSSLPVWRLYVALVLVSFGIYWLNYEPKQKKRLF, from the coding sequence ATGAACTCTGAAAGAAATTCATTTTTTTCTAATCCAATAAGTGTCGCCCTGATTGCTTGCTTTTGCTGTGCACTATGGGGGAGCGCAACTCCGTTTATTAAAATTGGATCTCCTTTGATGATACCTGATGACAAAATTGCATCGACGATGTTATTTGCCGGAATCCGTTTCTTTTTAGCAGGGTGTATGGTAATATTATATAGTTGTATTACCTGTCGTAGATTTGTGGCTCCGAAAATTAAAAACATCAGAAAAATTACATGGGTTGCAATGTTTCAAACAGTAATTCAGTATGTATTCTTTTATATTGGAGTTGCCAATACGACAGCAGTAAAAGCGACTTTGGGCAGTGGGTGCGGCAGCTTTTCTGCAATTTTGGTTACAACGCTTATTTTTCGTTCCGAAAAATTAACTTTGAAAAAGCTTTTAGCGTGTCTGATTGGTTTTTTGGGAATTTTGTTAGTACATTTTGACGGATTGGATTTTACAATGAATTTTTTAGGAGACGGCTTCGTGCTGTTGGCAACAATTGCTTACGGGGTATCCGCTTCTTTGATAAAGCGTTACTCAGATTTAGAAAGTCCTGTTGTGATTAGTGGTTATCAGTTTTTGATCGGTGGATTGATTATGACGGCAATCGGCATTTTATTTGGTGGTACAGTTATTTTTTCAGATTTTATTTCTTGGTATATTTTGTTGTATCTGGCATTATTATCTGCCGTGGCTTATTCTTTATGGGGAATTTTATTAAAGTATAATCCTTTGTCTAAAGTTGCAGTGTATGGATTTATGATTCCTGTATTTGGCGTGATTTTATCGCAATTAATCTTAACGGAAAACAGTAGTCTTCCTGTCTGGAGATTATATGTTGCTTTAGTCCTGGTTAGTTTTGGCATTTATTGGTTAAATTACGAACCAAAGCAAAAGAAGCGATTATTTTGA
- a CDS encoding glutamate-5-semialdehyde dehydrogenase has protein sequence MELREQALLAKEASYQLSLVGISQKNDALLKIADYLLTNTDYILEENEKDIANAEVNGVRPTMIDRLRLTKERICDMAKGVRQVAALKDPVGEVINMTERPNGLVIGKKRVPLGLVGIIYEARPNVTVDAVCLTLKTGNATLLRGGKEALCSNLALTKVMKEAIVSAGLPESTVELLSDTSRETAKEMMKLNGIVDVLIPRGGAGLIKTVVENATVPVIETGTGNCHTFVDDSADLDMALSILVNAKTQRPSVCNACESLLVSEKIADKFLPMAKKALEEKGVELRGCEKTLQLISVNPATDEDFYTEYNDLILSVKIVSGIDEAIAHINSHNTKHSECIVTSSYENSQKFLKSIDAAAVYVNASTRFTDGFEFGYGAEIGISTQKLHARGPMGLEALTTVKYIIYGNGQIRS, from the coding sequence ATGGAATTAAGAGAACAAGCTTTGTTAGCGAAAGAAGCAAGTTACCAACTGTCTCTTGTAGGGATTTCTCAGAAGAATGATGCATTGTTGAAGATTGCGGATTATTTACTTACCAACACTGATTACATCTTAGAAGAAAATGAAAAAGATATTGCAAATGCAGAAGTAAACGGTGTTCGTCCTACAATGATTGACCGTCTGCGGTTGACGAAAGAACGTATTTGTGATATGGCGAAAGGTGTTCGGCAGGTTGCTGCATTAAAGGACCCTGTTGGTGAAGTTATCAATATGACGGAACGTCCCAACGGATTGGTAATCGGTAAAAAACGTGTTCCCCTCGGTTTGGTTGGTATTATTTACGAAGCACGTCCTAATGTTACCGTGGATGCAGTTTGCTTAACCTTAAAGACTGGGAATGCTACCTTGCTTCGCGGTGGGAAGGAAGCGCTTTGCTCCAATCTGGCTTTAACCAAAGTGATGAAGGAAGCTATCGTTTCGGCAGGACTTCCTGAAAGTACAGTTGAACTTTTATCCGATACCAGTCGTGAAACTGCCAAGGAAATGATGAAATTAAACGGCATTGTGGATGTGCTGATTCCCAGAGGCGGAGCAGGCTTAATTAAGACTGTAGTAGAAAATGCAACAGTTCCCGTAATTGAAACAGGAACAGGGAACTGTCATACTTTTGTGGATGATTCTGCAGATTTAGATATGGCTCTTTCGATTTTAGTGAATGCCAAAACCCAACGTCCGTCTGTATGTAATGCCTGCGAAAGTTTATTGGTTTCTGAAAAAATTGCTGATAAATTTTTGCCCATGGCGAAAAAAGCATTGGAAGAAAAAGGCGTAGAACTTCGCGGTTGCGAAAAAACCTTGCAGTTAATTTCTGTAAATCCTGCAACTGATGAGGATTTCTACACCGAATATAATGATTTAATTTTATCGGTGAAAATTGTTTCCGGGATCGATGAAGCAATTGCTCACATCAATTCTCATAATACGAAGCATTCTGAGTGTATCGTAACAAGTAGCTATGAAAATTCACAAAAATTCTTAAAATCGATAGACGCGGCAGCGGTTTATGTAAATGCTTCTACCCGTTTTACTGATGGATTTGAATTTGGTTACGGTGCTGAAATTGGTATTTCTACCCAGAAGCTTCACGCAAGAGGGCCAATGGGATTAGAAGCACTGACCACGGTAAAATATATTATTTACGGAAACGGTCAGATTCGCAGTTAG
- the obgE gene encoding GTPase ObgE, translated as MFVDMARIFVKAGNGGNGAVAFHREKYVASGGPDGGDGGKGGDVIFVADRNLSTLMDFRYKRKYAAEHGGNGAGGNCTGKDGADLIIKVPVGTAIKDSDLGVYLADLSEDGKRVVIAKGGKGGFGNAKFATPKRQAPRFAKPGRKGEELNIELELKMLADVGLLGFPNVGKSTLLSMVSSCKPKIANYHFTTLIPNLGVVDFGEGESFVMADIPGIIEGASEGVGLGHAFLRHTERTRLLLHVIDVSGFEGRDPIEDFRTINEELKQYSERLSQKEQIVVGNKIDLVYDKETLDDFRAKMEADGYKVFFISGATREGVDELMAYTRERLSQIPPEEAVEVVDRELLIRESEEPFTIIRENDVFILEGDLPEKLINSTNFTDYESLQYLQRALIKSGIIAALKEKGAKEGDTIIIDDTQFDFVE; from the coding sequence ATGTTTGTTGATATGGCGCGAATTTTCGTTAAGGCCGGTAATGGCGGAAACGGTGCAGTTGCCTTTCATCGGGAAAAATACGTGGCATCCGGCGGACCCGACGGTGGTGACGGAGGAAAAGGTGGCGACGTTATTTTTGTTGCGGATCGGAATTTATCAACCTTAATGGATTTTCGTTATAAAAGAAAGTATGCTGCTGAGCACGGCGGAAACGGCGCAGGAGGTAACTGTACCGGAAAAGACGGTGCGGATTTAATCATTAAAGTTCCTGTTGGTACTGCAATTAAAGATAGTGACTTAGGTGTTTATCTGGCAGACTTATCTGAAGACGGAAAACGTGTTGTGATTGCGAAAGGCGGAAAAGGCGGTTTTGGGAATGCTAAATTTGCAACTCCCAAACGTCAGGCACCCCGTTTTGCAAAACCCGGCAGAAAAGGGGAAGAATTAAATATTGAATTGGAGCTTAAGATGCTGGCAGATGTTGGTTTATTAGGATTCCCGAATGTTGGAAAATCCACTTTGCTTTCAATGGTAAGTTCCTGCAAACCTAAAATTGCAAATTATCATTTTACCACCTTAATTCCTAATTTAGGCGTTGTGGATTTCGGAGAAGGGGAAAGCTTTGTAATGGCAGATATTCCCGGTATTATTGAAGGTGCCAGTGAAGGTGTTGGCTTGGGACATGCTTTCTTGCGGCACACCGAACGCACACGATTACTTCTTCATGTAATTGATGTTTCCGGTTTTGAAGGTCGTGATCCGATTGAAGATTTTAGGACTATCAATGAAGAATTAAAACAGTATTCCGAGCGTCTTTCCCAAAAGGAACAGATTGTGGTAGGAAATAAAATTGATTTGGTTTATGATAAAGAAACGTTGGATGATTTTCGTGCAAAAATGGAAGCAGATGGATATAAAGTATTCTTTATTTCAGGTGCTACCCGTGAGGGTGTGGATGAGTTGATGGCATATACCAGAGAACGCCTGTCTCAGATTCCGCCGGAAGAAGCGGTTGAAGTAGTAGACAGGGAACTCTTAATTCGTGAATCAGAAGAACCCTTTACCATTATTCGTGAAAACGATGTCTTCATTTTAGAAGGGGATTTACCGGAAAAACTGATTAATTCCACCAACTTTACTGATTATGAATCTCTCCAGTATCTCCAGAGAGCATTGATTAAATCAGGAATTATTGCTGCTTTGAAAGAAAAAGGAGCGAAAGAAGGGGATACCATCATCATTGATGATACCCAGTTTGACTTTGTAGAATAA